The following are from one region of the Sandaracinus amylolyticus genome:
- a CDS encoding response regulator, with protein MTSSPMTVVVIEDHADSLEMICEVLELRGLVAHGFSSGHAAWAAIAQCAPDVVMTDLRMGTMSGIELARLVRNDPALDRVALVALSGDVPALQRHQSDGLFDMLLAKPIDLVELPQRLEELRGRRAARVAEAR; from the coding sequence ATGACGTCCTCGCCCATGACGGTCGTCGTGATCGAAGATCACGCGGACTCGCTCGAGATGATCTGCGAGGTGCTCGAGCTCCGTGGGCTCGTCGCGCACGGATTCTCCTCGGGGCACGCCGCGTGGGCTGCCATCGCGCAGTGCGCGCCCGACGTCGTGATGACGGATCTGCGCATGGGGACGATGAGCGGGATCGAGCTCGCGCGGCTCGTGCGCAACGATCCCGCGCTCGATCGCGTCGCGCTCGTGGCGCTCTCGGGCGACGTCCCGGCGCTGCAGCGACATCAGTCCGACGGGCTCTTCGACATGCTGCTCGCGAAGCCGATCGATCTGGTCGAGCTCCCGCAGCGGCTCGAGGAGCTGCGCGGCCGTCGCGCGGCGCGTGTGGCGGAGGCGCGATGA
- a CDS encoding response regulator, with product MSVLVVEDNDDVRELVAMVLADAGFDVLEASDGARALEMLRDAPEPPCIVLLDVMMPRLDGYGVVEALRDEPRFAQMPVVFVTADQHAREVEGVREVVRKPVAPSTLVDLATRFCRCC from the coding sequence ATGAGCGTCCTCGTCGTCGAGGACAACGACGACGTCCGCGAGCTGGTGGCGATGGTCCTCGCCGACGCGGGGTTCGACGTGCTCGAGGCATCCGACGGCGCGCGCGCGCTCGAGATGCTGCGCGATGCGCCGGAGCCGCCGTGCATCGTGCTGCTCGACGTGATGATGCCGCGGCTGGATGGCTACGGCGTGGTCGAGGCGCTGCGCGACGAGCCCCGCTTCGCGCAGATGCCGGTGGTGTTCGTCACCGCGGATCAGCACGCGCGCGAGGTCGAGGGCGTGCGCGAGGTCGTGCGCAAGCCGGTCGCGCCGTCGACGCTCGTGGATCTCGCGACGCGCTTCTGTCGCTGCTGCTGA
- a CDS encoding cupredoxin domain-containing protein gives MLAILGIPAVVLAVDVRGTLTVPSDLASQTTPVETDAQRARARYWEEWNGVLDPRPTRIDVPREIAVVLTGPGAPSEGEQPPYRVHNGALAPATLVVRAGTAIQIRNEDGVAYELFAEGLSDFGAIQTAPGNARPVTVPQPGNWPVRDRVHPHIRGHLHAIPDLVARGFVEPNGAYTFRGVAPGTYQLHVFQGPRELHTQEIVVPEGGQLTVPAIPLSSSPPQGAAAP, from the coding sequence GTGCTCGCGATCCTGGGCATTCCCGCCGTCGTCCTCGCGGTCGACGTGCGCGGCACGCTGACGGTCCCCTCCGACCTCGCGTCGCAGACCACGCCCGTCGAGACCGACGCGCAGCGTGCTCGCGCGAGGTACTGGGAGGAGTGGAACGGCGTGCTCGATCCGCGCCCGACGCGCATCGACGTGCCGCGCGAGATCGCGGTGGTGCTGACCGGGCCGGGTGCGCCGTCCGAGGGCGAGCAGCCCCCGTATCGCGTGCACAACGGCGCGCTCGCGCCCGCGACGCTCGTCGTCCGGGCCGGCACCGCGATCCAGATCCGCAACGAGGACGGAGTCGCCTACGAGCTCTTCGCGGAAGGGCTCTCCGACTTCGGCGCGATCCAGACGGCGCCCGGCAACGCACGGCCGGTGACGGTGCCGCAGCCCGGCAACTGGCCGGTGCGCGATCGGGTGCACCCGCACATCCGCGGGCACCTGCACGCGATCCCGGACCTCGTCGCGCGAGGCTTCGTCGAGCCGAACGGTGCGTACACCTTCCGCGGCGTCGCGCCCGGCACGTACCAGCTGCACGTGTTCCAGGGCCCGCGCGAGCTCCACACCCAGGAGATCGTCGTGCCCGAGGGCGGGCAGCTCACCGTGCCGGCGATCCCGCTGTCCTCTTCTCCGCCGCAGGGCGCGGCCGCGCCCTGA
- a CDS encoding pirin family protein: MRPTRREVLKVIATASAAAATGCAPASSGATHRAARSTTREPALVSVSPLGALWETRDPFLFCAHHDDRYPAGNEGLGPAASLAGHDIGSDFEGVDGWRMYHGDVVPGFPEHPHRGFETVTVVREGMLDHSDSMGATARYGAGDVQWLTAGRGIEHAEMFPLLEREGPNPLELFQIWLNLPSADKMTAPHFSMLWDDRIPRHVARDEEGRETRVTVVAGALGSARPPSPPPSSWASREGSDVAIWTIELAPHARWTMPAAQRGSNRDAYFFEGSTLQIDGREVARGHRIELRAELAATIENGPARSELLLLQGRPIGEPVVKHGPFVMNTRDEIRQAIADYQRTRFGGWPWARRDPVHAREQGRFARHADGRIDRPA, encoded by the coding sequence ATGCGTCCGACGCGTCGAGAAGTGCTGAAGGTGATCGCGACCGCGAGCGCGGCGGCGGCGACCGGCTGTGCGCCGGCTTCGAGCGGCGCGACCCACCGCGCGGCTCGCAGCACCACGCGCGAGCCCGCGCTGGTGTCGGTGAGCCCGCTCGGCGCGCTGTGGGAGACGCGCGATCCCTTCCTCTTCTGCGCGCACCACGACGATCGTTATCCCGCGGGGAACGAGGGGCTCGGGCCTGCAGCGTCGCTCGCGGGGCACGACATCGGCAGCGACTTCGAGGGCGTCGACGGCTGGCGCATGTACCACGGCGACGTGGTGCCCGGGTTCCCCGAGCACCCGCATCGCGGGTTCGAGACCGTGACGGTCGTGCGCGAGGGAATGCTCGACCACTCGGACTCGATGGGCGCGACCGCGCGCTACGGCGCGGGCGACGTGCAGTGGCTCACCGCGGGCCGCGGCATCGAGCACGCGGAGATGTTCCCGCTGCTCGAGCGCGAGGGGCCGAACCCGCTCGAGCTCTTCCAGATCTGGCTGAACCTCCCGAGCGCCGACAAGATGACCGCGCCGCACTTCTCGATGCTGTGGGACGATCGCATCCCGCGGCACGTCGCGCGCGACGAGGAAGGACGCGAGACGCGCGTCACCGTCGTCGCGGGAGCGCTGGGCAGCGCGCGTCCGCCCTCCCCTCCGCCGAGCTCGTGGGCGTCGCGCGAGGGCTCCGACGTCGCGATCTGGACGATCGAGCTCGCGCCGCACGCGCGGTGGACGATGCCCGCGGCGCAGCGCGGATCGAACCGCGACGCGTACTTCTTCGAGGGGAGCACGCTGCAGATCGACGGTCGCGAGGTCGCGCGCGGGCACCGCATCGAGCTGCGCGCCGAGCTCGCCGCGACGATCGAGAACGGGCCCGCTCGCAGCGAGCTCCTGTTGCTGCAAGGGCGCCCGATCGGCGAGCCGGTCGTGAAGCACGGCCCCTTCGTGATGAACACGCGCGACGAGATCCGACAGGCGATCGCCGACTACCAGCGCACGCGATTCGGTGGTTGGCCGTGGGCACGTCGAGATCCGGTGCACGCGCGCGAGCAGGGCCGCTTCGCTCGTCACGCCGACGGACGCATCGACCGTCCCGCCTGA
- a CDS encoding LysR family transcriptional regulator, translating to MSTAHGSIRQLDLNLLLTFEATYAERNLTRAASRLFVSQSAVSHALARLRAQLGDALFVRQGRGVVPTATAERLAPAVREALAILRRALEPHDFDPARDLAHVALAVHDELEPAVLPALAARVRPHAPDATIDCVRLDRASIEQDLGSGRLDLVVDVARAAGPELRHALLARDSFCVVSRRRRALDAKKYLAARHVTVSSRRTGSSIEDLLLDRLGHERVVVARCQRYEAACRLVAGSDLLLTAPRLHAQSIAKRLELALLPVPLPLPPIELHVYWHRHADTDARSRWLRARLLEGVEPKRRARRHAAE from the coding sequence ATGAGCACCGCTCATGGTTCGATCCGGCAGCTCGATCTCAATCTCCTGCTCACGTTCGAGGCGACCTACGCCGAGCGGAACCTGACGCGCGCAGCGTCGCGGCTCTTCGTCAGCCAGTCCGCGGTGAGCCACGCCCTCGCGCGGCTGCGCGCGCAGCTCGGCGATGCGCTCTTCGTGCGTCAGGGGCGCGGCGTCGTGCCCACCGCGACCGCAGAGCGGCTCGCGCCGGCGGTGCGCGAGGCCCTCGCGATCCTGCGCCGCGCGCTCGAGCCGCACGACTTCGATCCCGCGCGCGACCTCGCGCACGTCGCGCTCGCCGTGCACGACGAGCTCGAGCCCGCCGTGCTGCCGGCGCTCGCGGCGCGGGTCCGGCCCCATGCGCCGGACGCGACGATCGACTGCGTGCGGCTCGACCGCGCGAGCATCGAGCAGGATCTCGGATCGGGCAGGCTCGATCTCGTGGTCGACGTGGCACGCGCCGCGGGGCCCGAGCTGCGTCACGCGCTGCTCGCGCGCGACAGCTTCTGCGTGGTGAGCCGGCGCCGGCGCGCGCTCGACGCGAAGAAGTACCTCGCGGCGCGGCACGTGACGGTCTCGTCGCGCCGGACCGGATCGTCGATCGAGGATCTGCTGCTGGATCGGCTCGGGCACGAGCGCGTCGTGGTGGCACGCTGTCAGCGCTACGAGGCGGCGTGTCGGCTCGTGGCGGGATCGGATCTGCTGCTCACCGCGCCGCGGTTGCACGCGCAGTCGATCGCGAAGCGGCTCGAGCTGGCGCTGCTGCCGGTGCCGCTGCCGCTCCCGCCGATCGAGCTGCACGTGTACTGGCACCGCCACGCCGACACCGATGCGCGCAGTCGGTGGCTCCGCGCGCGGCTGCTCGAGGGCGTCGAGCCGAAGCGGCGCGCGCGTCGTCACGCGGCGGAGTGA
- a CDS encoding acyl-CoA dehydrogenase family protein yields MDFTPSPRSVEYVDRVRRFVAEHIQPVEARYWSEVRAANPDGNWRAWTIHPLVEELKAKARKEGLWNLFLPDAQLGAGLSTLEYAPVAEETGKSFLAPEVFNCGAPDTGNMEVIWRYGSDEQKQRWLRPLLDGEIRSVFCMTEPDVASSDATNMQATAILEGDEVVLNGKKWWSSGIGDPRAKIAIFMARTPDAGADRHHQHSMVLVPLDARGVEVKRMLPVYGAYDAPHGHGEVHFTNVRVPRSNVIAGLGMGFEIAQGRLGPGRIHHCMRCIGAAERALELMITRGASRTAFGKPLINLGGNRERVADARVAIDQARLLTLYAAWKLDQVGALGAMTEISAIKVVAPNVLQKVVDDAIQIHGGAGMSDDTPLTGFFAQARSLRLADGPDEVHKGVIARIELMKRGVSR; encoded by the coding sequence ATGGACTTCACGCCGAGCCCTCGTTCCGTCGAGTACGTCGATCGCGTGCGGCGCTTCGTCGCCGAGCACATCCAGCCCGTCGAGGCGCGCTACTGGAGCGAGGTGCGCGCCGCGAACCCCGACGGGAATTGGCGCGCGTGGACGATCCATCCGCTGGTCGAGGAGCTGAAGGCGAAGGCGCGCAAGGAAGGTCTGTGGAACCTCTTCCTGCCCGACGCGCAGCTCGGCGCGGGCCTGAGCACGCTCGAGTACGCGCCGGTTGCCGAGGAGACGGGCAAGAGCTTCCTCGCGCCCGAGGTCTTCAACTGCGGCGCGCCCGACACCGGCAACATGGAGGTGATCTGGCGCTACGGCAGCGACGAGCAGAAGCAGCGCTGGCTGCGCCCGCTGCTCGACGGAGAGATCCGGTCCGTCTTCTGCATGACCGAGCCCGACGTCGCGTCGTCGGACGCGACCAACATGCAGGCGACCGCGATCCTCGAGGGCGACGAGGTCGTGCTGAACGGAAAGAAGTGGTGGTCGAGCGGCATCGGCGATCCGCGCGCGAAGATCGCGATCTTCATGGCGCGCACCCCCGACGCGGGCGCGGATCGCCATCACCAGCACTCGATGGTCCTCGTCCCGCTCGACGCGCGCGGCGTCGAGGTGAAGCGAATGCTCCCGGTCTACGGCGCGTACGACGCGCCGCACGGGCACGGAGAGGTGCACTTCACGAACGTGCGTGTCCCGCGCTCGAACGTGATCGCGGGGCTCGGCATGGGCTTCGAGATCGCGCAGGGCAGGCTCGGCCCGGGGCGCATCCACCACTGCATGCGCTGCATCGGCGCGGCGGAGCGCGCGCTCGAGCTGATGATCACGCGCGGCGCGTCGCGCACCGCGTTCGGCAAGCCGCTCATCAACCTGGGCGGCAACCGCGAGCGCGTCGCCGACGCGCGCGTCGCGATCGATCAGGCGCGGCTGCTCACGCTCTACGCCGCGTGGAAGCTCGATCAGGTCGGCGCGCTCGGCGCGATGACCGAGATCTCGGCGATCAAGGTGGTCGCGCCCAACGTGCTGCAGAAGGTCGTCGACGACGCGATCCAGATCCACGGCGGCGCCGGCATGTCCGACGACACGCCGCTCACCGGGTTCTTCGCGCAGGCGCGCAGCCTGCGTCTCGCCGACGGGCCCGACGAGGTGCACAAGGGCGTGATCGCGCGCATCGAGCTCATGAAGCGCGGCGTCTCCCGATGA
- a CDS encoding MFS transporter: MFDAIVLPGMDDGARRARPVVRLVLLTVFLDMIGFGIVIPLLPLYVRSMGGDAQTVGTLLGAFSLTQLLATPLLGRLSDRVGRRRVIAVSLFGNALSMIVFALAAWREMLPLLFASRILAGATAGNLSACQAAVADVTPERDRARAMGVVGAGIGLGMVLGPVLGGVLSEHGAWVPPLVAGVLAAIDLALVLVLMPETHAHAAREEVSHEGVVARARATITRPGVPRVLALYFLVFLGMTNVQVALPLLVGARFGWDATEVGHVFALLGLATLITQVFLIGRLSRALGDALLLALGAGLLGAGLATIALGAVPLVLLGGVLAIGLGLGMTNPALGALAARLAPAEARGAVLGLAQSSGGLARTIGPVWSGMLFARLAPSAPFLAGTAAAAIAIVLALALRPRSGP, from the coding sequence GTGTTCGATGCGATCGTGCTCCCCGGAATGGACGACGGAGCACGACGCGCGCGCCCGGTGGTGAGGCTCGTCCTGCTCACCGTGTTCCTCGACATGATCGGGTTCGGGATCGTGATCCCGCTGCTGCCGCTCTACGTGCGCTCGATGGGCGGCGACGCGCAGACCGTGGGCACGCTGCTCGGCGCGTTCTCGCTCACGCAGCTGCTCGCGACGCCGCTCCTCGGCCGGCTCTCCGATCGCGTCGGACGCCGGCGCGTGATCGCGGTGAGCTTGTTCGGCAACGCGCTCTCGATGATCGTGTTCGCGCTCGCGGCGTGGCGCGAGATGCTGCCGCTGCTCTTCGCGTCGCGCATCCTCGCGGGCGCGACCGCGGGCAACCTGAGCGCGTGTCAGGCCGCGGTCGCCGACGTCACGCCGGAGCGCGATCGTGCCCGCGCGATGGGCGTGGTGGGCGCGGGCATCGGGCTCGGGATGGTGCTCGGCCCGGTGCTGGGCGGCGTGCTCAGCGAGCACGGGGCGTGGGTGCCGCCGCTCGTCGCGGGCGTGCTCGCCGCGATCGATCTCGCGCTCGTGCTCGTGCTGATGCCGGAGACCCACGCGCACGCGGCGCGAGAGGAGGTGTCGCACGAAGGTGTGGTCGCGCGGGCGCGCGCGACGATCACGCGTCCCGGGGTGCCGCGCGTGCTCGCGCTCTACTTCCTCGTGTTCCTCGGGATGACGAACGTGCAGGTCGCGCTGCCGCTGCTCGTGGGTGCGCGCTTCGGATGGGACGCGACCGAGGTCGGGCACGTGTTCGCGCTGCTCGGGCTCGCGACGTTGATCACGCAGGTGTTCTTGATCGGGCGGCTGTCTCGTGCGCTCGGTGACGCGCTGCTGCTCGCGCTCGGTGCGGGGCTGCTCGGTGCGGGGCTCGCGACGATCGCGCTCGGCGCGGTGCCGCTCGTGTTGCTGGGCGGAGTGCTGGCGATCGGGCTCGGGCTCGGCATGACGAACCCCGCGCTCGGTGCGCTCGCGGCGCGTCTCGCGCCTGCCGAGGCGCGCGGTGCGGTGCTCGGGCTCGCGCAGTCGAGCGGCGGCCTCGCACGCACGATCGGGCCGGTGTGGAGCGGGATGCTCTTCGCTCGCCTCGCGCCGTCTGCGCCGTTCCTCGCGGGCACGGCGGCGGCGGCGATCGCGATCGTGCTCGCGCTCGCGCTGCGGCCGCGCAGCGGCCCGTGA
- a CDS encoding potassium-transporting ATPase subunit F, giving the protein MSILLFLGALMATGLLVYLSFALLAPEKLQ; this is encoded by the coding sequence ATGTCGATTCTCCTCTTCCTCGGCGCCCTGATGGCGACCGGATTGCTCGTCTATCTCTCGTTCGCGCTGCTCGCGCCGGAGAAGCTGCAGTGA
- a CDS encoding MXAN_5187 family protein, giving the protein MILSRVWYLLLAIAAVMGLAFAMVSVRLLDERSEEAVRDSLRRDRFELEAILKLDARSRIDAMAPLAAHGDVRSALREATGRREGQEIDAAVVQRLTTRLTELNRQLEGMAGDLVIATDANGIIVGQLGGPAVPRGAGVGGFPLVRRALDGYVRDDVWIFNGEVYRMAARPVIDGGQYVGAIVHGKRIDAQFAQLLAGPSRIAGASVAFFRGPEVFASAMAGQELLPPGTSAPRQDDIAAPLETVLGELAEGDRSEPTELPTGGLAVYSFVVGSAGQAQVGYAIARPVPTTGSPLAIFSLPSSQDWTEFLGSGLGMGVIALGLLAFLIGLLFVWLEHDRPIGKFRDATARLAKREVDKLIPVEFAGQLRTAAAHVNETIEKIEATAATAPKRRAADLDEILGPVPEQSSPAFFGFAGGGGGEAAEIPPAPPAAPEPPKPAPPPSVAKEEPKPAPPPPKPPVPAAGPKPPPPKPPPGQAATPAPSLGSTLLGMPAEPVAAGSGPVQAPRKIEAPPPALGLGPEEPDDEDGATMVARVPQELLAKAAGGGDSDAEQEAHFREVFEQFLATKKECGEPTAGLTYDKFVVTLRKNRDQILKRHDAAKVRFTVYVKDGKAALKATPIRD; this is encoded by the coding sequence ATGATCCTTTCCCGTGTCTGGTACCTGCTCCTCGCGATCGCGGCGGTGATGGGCCTCGCGTTCGCGATGGTCTCGGTGCGGCTCCTCGACGAGCGCAGCGAAGAGGCGGTGCGCGACTCGCTCCGCCGCGATCGCTTCGAGCTCGAGGCGATCCTCAAGCTCGACGCCCGCTCGCGCATCGACGCCATGGCGCCGCTCGCGGCCCACGGCGACGTGCGGAGCGCGCTGCGCGAGGCGACGGGGCGCCGCGAGGGCCAGGAGATCGACGCCGCGGTCGTGCAGCGCCTGACGACGCGCCTCACCGAGCTCAACCGGCAGCTCGAGGGCATGGCGGGCGACCTGGTGATCGCGACCGACGCGAACGGGATCATCGTCGGCCAGCTCGGCGGACCGGCGGTGCCGCGAGGCGCGGGCGTGGGCGGCTTCCCGCTCGTGCGCCGCGCGCTCGACGGCTACGTGCGCGACGACGTGTGGATCTTCAACGGCGAGGTCTACCGGATGGCGGCTCGCCCGGTGATCGACGGCGGCCAGTACGTCGGCGCGATCGTGCACGGAAAGCGCATCGACGCGCAGTTCGCGCAGCTGCTCGCGGGGCCGAGCCGCATCGCGGGCGCGAGCGTCGCGTTCTTCCGCGGGCCCGAGGTGTTCGCGAGCGCGATGGCGGGGCAGGAGCTGCTGCCCCCGGGCACGAGCGCGCCGCGCCAGGACGACATCGCAGCGCCGCTCGAGACGGTGCTCGGCGAGCTCGCCGAAGGGGATCGCAGCGAGCCGACCGAGCTGCCGACCGGCGGGCTCGCGGTCTACTCGTTCGTGGTGGGCAGCGCGGGGCAGGCGCAGGTCGGGTACGCGATCGCGCGCCCGGTGCCGACGACGGGGTCGCCGCTCGCGATCTTCTCGCTGCCGTCGTCGCAGGACTGGACCGAGTTCCTCGGGAGCGGCCTCGGCATGGGCGTGATCGCGCTCGGGCTGCTCGCGTTCCTGATCGGACTGCTGTTCGTGTGGCTGGAGCACGATCGTCCGATTGGGAAGTTCCGCGACGCGACGGCGCGGCTCGCGAAGCGCGAGGTCGACAAGCTGATCCCGGTCGAGTTCGCGGGTCAGCTGCGCACGGCCGCGGCGCACGTGAACGAGACGATCGAGAAGATCGAGGCCACCGCGGCGACCGCGCCGAAGCGTCGCGCGGCGGATCTCGACGAGATCCTCGGGCCGGTGCCGGAGCAGTCGTCGCCCGCGTTCTTCGGGTTCGCGGGGGGTGGTGGTGGTGAGGCCGCGGAGATCCCGCCTGCGCCGCCCGCCGCGCCGGAGCCGCCGAAGCCGGCCCCGCCCCCGAGCGTGGCGAAGGAGGAACCGAAGCCCGCGCCTCCGCCGCCCAAGCCGCCGGTGCCCGCCGCGGGGCCGAAGCCTCCGCCGCCGAAGCCGCCGCCGGGTCAGGCGGCCACCCCCGCGCCGTCGCTCGGCAGCACGCTGCTGGGCATGCCGGCCGAGCCCGTCGCCGCGGGCAGCGGTCCGGTCCAGGCGCCCCGCAAGATCGAGGCGCCTCCGCCCGCCCTGGGGCTCGGCCCCGAGGAGCCGGACGACGAGGACGGCGCGACGATGGTCGCGCGCGTTCCCCAGGAGCTCCTCGCCAAGGCAGCGGGCGGCGGCGACAGCGACGCCGAGCAGGAAGCGCACTTCAGGGAAGTGTTCGAGCAGTTCCTCGCGACGAAGAAGGAGTGCGGCGAGCCCACGGCGGGCCTCACGTACGACAAGTTCGTCGTCACGCTGCGCAAGAACCGCGACCAGATCCTCAAACGCCACGACGCCGCGAAGGTCCGCTTCACCGTCTACGTGAAGGACGGCAAGGCCGCGCTGAAGGCGACGCCGATCCGCGATTGA
- a CDS encoding outer membrane beta-barrel protein: MTRDRIGAALLAVLVSSATAAAAQDDAAAGPTMDTTEPAAPAGDETASSSEGGPEPFTIGGWAEAYYAFNFNEPSNGITDLRGFDNRHNSFNLSNVVLDAQWDWEGVNGRITLQWGSTPATYYLAETAAPSLGTGVGAQSIELWQFVQQAYVGYRVPIGTGLNVQAGLFLHPIGVEGMAVKDNWLYSRTNLFYGYPFYHTGFRVSYEVIPGLALNLWLVNGWNTVLDNNDEKTVMLHATFALGELFTGAFSYTTGVERPEDAPEGRAWRHTFDLNGTLTATEWLAFQGQVTGGFEPNAFGTSGYAAGMLAVRVSVIEWLSFAARGDFFWERVASDASGTASPIFWPVEWVSSATIGADVHPHDHVSLRLEYRHDEAAGDAYFAGEVIGDGATVPFVRNAASQNTITVGATAWF, encoded by the coding sequence ATGACTCGGGATCGGATCGGCGCAGCGCTCCTCGCAGTGCTGGTGTCGAGCGCCACTGCCGCTGCGGCGCAGGACGACGCGGCCGCAGGACCAACGATGGACACCACGGAGCCGGCGGCCCCCGCCGGTGACGAGACCGCGTCGTCGAGCGAGGGCGGCCCCGAGCCGTTCACGATCGGCGGCTGGGCCGAGGCGTATTACGCATTCAACTTCAACGAGCCGAGCAACGGAATCACCGATCTCCGCGGCTTCGACAATCGACACAACAGCTTCAATCTGTCGAACGTCGTCCTCGATGCGCAGTGGGACTGGGAGGGTGTCAATGGCCGCATCACCCTTCAGTGGGGCTCCACTCCGGCCACGTATTATCTGGCGGAGACGGCAGCGCCCAGCCTCGGCACGGGAGTCGGCGCCCAGAGCATCGAGCTGTGGCAATTCGTCCAGCAGGCGTACGTCGGGTATCGCGTCCCGATCGGCACCGGGCTGAACGTCCAAGCGGGCCTGTTCCTCCATCCGATCGGCGTGGAGGGAATGGCGGTCAAGGACAACTGGCTCTATTCGCGCACGAACCTGTTCTACGGATATCCGTTCTACCACACCGGATTTCGCGTCTCGTACGAGGTGATCCCCGGACTGGCGCTGAATCTCTGGCTCGTGAACGGGTGGAACACCGTCCTCGACAACAACGACGAGAAGACGGTGATGCTCCACGCGACCTTCGCGCTCGGCGAGCTCTTCACCGGGGCGTTCTCGTACACGACGGGCGTCGAGCGCCCGGAGGACGCGCCCGAGGGCCGCGCCTGGCGACACACCTTCGATCTCAACGGCACGCTCACGGCGACCGAGTGGCTCGCGTTCCAGGGTCAGGTCACCGGCGGATTCGAGCCCAATGCATTCGGGACCAGCGGATATGCCGCGGGCATGCTCGCGGTGCGCGTGTCGGTGATCGAGTGGCTCTCGTTCGCGGCGCGCGGCGACTTCTTCTGGGAGCGCGTCGCGAGCGACGCGAGCGGGACTGCGTCGCCGATCTTCTGGCCGGTCGAGTGGGTCTCGTCGGCGACGATCGGCGCGGACGTGCATCCCCACGACCACGTCTCGCTCCGCCTCGAGTACCGGCACGACGAAGCGGCGGGAGACGCGTACTTCGCGGGCGAGGTGATCGGCGACGGCGCGACCGTGCCGTTCGTCCGGAACGCAGCGTCGCAGAACACGATCACCGTCGGCGCGACTGCGTGGTTCTGA
- a CDS encoding response regulator has product MSRTSPPTVLIVDDFADARALLRTLLEARGYHTVEASDGEQAIALAREVRPDVVLLDLGLPVVSGWDVARVLRDDPTTRDAIIVACTAYSRPSELEQARDAGCAHVLTKPLDFDALLELLASIA; this is encoded by the coding sequence GTGAGCCGCACCTCGCCGCCGACGGTGCTGATCGTCGACGATTTCGCTGACGCCCGGGCGCTGCTCCGCACGCTGCTCGAGGCGCGCGGCTATCACACGGTCGAGGCGAGCGATGGCGAGCAGGCGATCGCGCTCGCGCGCGAGGTGCGACCGGACGTCGTGCTGCTCGACCTCGGGCTGCCCGTGGTGTCGGGGTGGGACGTCGCGCGGGTGCTGCGCGACGATCCCACGACCCGCGACGCGATCATCGTCGCGTGCACCGCGTACTCGCGCCCCAGCGAGCTCGAGCAGGCGCGCGACGCGGGCTGCGCGCACGTGCTCACGAAGCCGCTCGACTTCGACGCGCTGCTCGAGCTGCTCGCGTCGATCGCGTGA
- a CDS encoding diguanylate cyclase domain-containing protein, which yields MSGGTHDWTDTHPRGARARLIRQALVVAFTSIGSLLALAALSYVCTRESDVVARLGGDELVVAAMVRDEDAAGAFDGRLRELVRAHNARGARPFRVSLSVGSALWRAQDGKDLEAVVQEADAAMYAQERARRSAVTTSGEAIVRPRPKA from the coding sequence GTGAGCGGCGGTACTCACGACTGGACCGACACGCATCCGCGCGGTGCGCGCGCCCGATTGATCCGCCAGGCGCTCGTCGTCGCCTTCACCAGCATCGGCTCGTTGCTCGCGCTCGCAGCGCTCTCGTACGTGTGCACGCGAGAGAGTGACGTGGTCGCGCGGCTCGGCGGCGACGAGCTCGTCGTCGCGGCGATGGTGCGCGACGAGGACGCGGCCGGCGCGTTCGACGGCCGGCTGCGCGAGCTCGTGCGCGCCCACAACGCGCGCGGAGCGCGTCCTTTCCGCGTGTCGCTGAGCGTCGGCTCGGCGCTCTGGCGCGCGCAGGACGGCAAGGATCTCGAAGCGGTCGTGCAGGAGGCCGACGCGGCGATGTACGCGCAGGAGCGCGCGCGACGCAGCGCGGTGACGACCTCCGGCGAGGCGATCGTCCGGCCGCGACCGAAGGCGTGA